The Methanococcoides methylutens genome segment TTCTTTGAAATCAATTCACCGTCTTTACGAGCTACTACTTGTATCGTTTCCGTGGACATAAAATCACCATACTAGATGTTAGCATGTTTAGTATAAATAGATTGTCATTATTGTTAATGAACAATTTAAAGTTGACACTAGCAGAAGTTAAGAAAAGAAGAGAATCAAACCAGATACCCAAAATAATAACTATAAGATAATATGGCATTTCAATATTAATAATTACTTAAAGAATACTACAAAAGAGCAGGACAAAATATGAAGCTTCAATTAATTACTGACATATGAATTGAACAAAATCCTTTTGAGCATTGAAGGAATTAAAAGAACAAAACTCGAGGGAAATTAATGAAAGTCAATGAAAACTGTGTTGGATGTGGCCAGTGCACTGCATTTTGTAAGAAAGATGCGATCATTGTTAAAAGTAAGGCATATATCACAGACAAATGCGTAGAATGTGGGATATGTGCAGCGTACTGCCCCATGAAAGCTATAGAGGTAGCTGAATGAAGGTCATAGTAATAGGCGCGGGACTTGGCGGTTTGCTAAGCGCAGCAAAATTGTCAGGAGCAGGGTATGAAGTAGAGGTATTTGAGCGCTTGCCCATGACAGGAGGCAGGTTCACCAATATTGATATCAAAGGGTACCAACTGACCACAGGCGCACTACACATGTTACCACATGGACCTACCGGACCATTGGCACAGCTCCTCGAGGAAGTGGGCGCAGATGTTACCATCAAGCGCGATGAAGGAAAGGCTTTCATGCGCATTTTCGAAGACATTGACAACAACATTTATGAAGACTTACCCTTTGGAAAGTTCGGAAAGGTATTCTCAATCTGGAACAGGATAAAACTTGCATATTTCATGATGAACACCAGGAGAAATCCCCCCAGGGACTGCTCCTTTGCAGAATGGCTTTCAAAGCACCTCGATGAACCTCTTGCACATCAAATGGCAGACTCATTCTGCGGCTGGGCCCTTAGCCTGAAAGCAGCCGATGTTCCTGTGGAAGAAGCATTTGAGATATTTGAGAACCTGTACCGCCACGGTGGTCCCGGAGTACCAATTGGAGGATGTAAAGCTGTTACTGATGCGCTGGCGGATGTCGTCAGGAACAATGGTGGAACCATACACACGGACAAAGAAGTCTCAGAGATCATCATCGAAGATGGAAAAGCTTCAGGCGTCATTATAGACGGTCTAAAATATCCTGCAGACCTTGTGCTCAGCAATATCGGACATCATTACACAAACGACCTTTGCAAAGATGTACAGTCCGATGAAGAATACAAAAAGTACCAGAACAAGATAAAAATTGTCAAACCATCTGCAGGAGTTAAGATCTGCCTTGCAGCAAACGAACCTTTGATCGGACATGGAGGCGTTCTGTTCACACCCTCAGCCAGACGTGTGAATGGCATTAACGAGGTCACCAACATTGATCCGAACCTGGCACCACAAGGAAAACACCTTGTAATGGCTCACCAGACAACCCAGTGGGACAGGATCCCTTACCTCGAGGACGAGATAGACCTGGGCATCAAGGATCTTGAAGAGATCTTTGCAGGCAAGGACTACGAAGTACTTCTTACACAATCCTATTACAACGGCTGGCCTGTCAACAGATCATCATCAGGTTCAGACATTGGCAATACAACACCCATAGAAGGGCTGTACGTAGTTGGTGATGGCGCAAAAGGCAAAGGTGGAATTGAAGTTGAAGGCGTAGCCCTTGGTGTTAAGAACACCATGAACCTCATTCTGGGCAATTAAAACCTGACAAAACTTATTTTGATGACGGATCACTGACCCTCATCAATATTTGATCACAGATATTCAGCAGGGACCCACTAATCCCCTACACTTTTATTTTTACCTTGACCTATGAAAAAACGTTGTTAATTTTTTAAACAAGTTGACAGTTATGACCAAACCTTACCCTCACAGATCCCATCTGACACACAAATGTACCTTCGATTAAACTTATGTACTAATTCCTTCATTCATTGACCAATTATGCCCGAATTTGTTACATTCTCACGCAATGTTTTCATTCCTGTTACGAATATTTGCAGGAACCGTTGCGGATACTGCACATTCAGACGCGATCCGGAGCATCCGGAAGCCCGCCTCATGAGTGTGGAGGAGATAATACCGATCCTGAAAAACGGAAAAGAAGCAGGATGTACTGAAGCACTTTTTGTTTTTGGAGAATATGCCGAAGAGGTTCCCGAATACAGAAAGGAACTCGAAAAGATGGGGTATTCCAGCACCATCGAGTATGTCACTAAGCTTTGTGAACTTGCCATAGAAATAGGAATATTGCCGCATACCAATGCAGGCATTCTTGACCGGCATGAACTGGAGATGCTAAAGCCACTTAACGTCAGCATGGGCCTTATGCTGGAAACCACTGCAGAACTGAAAGCCCACAGCGAATCTCCAGGGAAAGCCCCTTCAAAGCGGATCGAGATGATACGCACTGCCGGAGAACTGCAGATACCATTCACAACGGGCATACTGGTAGGAATCGGAGAAAGCATCGAGGACAGGAAGCATTCCCTGGAAACCATCGCAGCGATCCATGAGGAGTTCGGACATATCCAGGAAGTCATCATCCAGAACTTCATGCCAAAACCAGACACTCCAATGGCGGATCAGATCCCACCTACAAAGGAAGAGATGATACAGACAGTATCCCTCGCAAGAGAACTACTGCCGGAGGATGTTTCTGTTCAGGTCGCACCAAACCTTATCGAACCCCATATACTGATACAAAATGGAGCCACCGACCTTGGAGGAATTTCTCCCACCACCATCGACTGGATCAATCCCGAGGCTGAATGGCCAAGTGTGGTCGACCTTCAGAAGATGACAGGAAAAATACCCCTGAAAGAAAGATTACCGATCTATCCACATCATATTAAGAAAGGATGGTACAGCAGTAACCTTTCCGACCTTATACAAACACTTACCGACAAAAACGGATTCAAGAGGAAACAGTAATGATCCCCGAAGATATCATAGAAAGAGCATACATGGGCACCACTACCAAAGAAGATGCTCTTAAACTACTGGAAGTGAGACCCTTTGAACTATATGCACTGGCAGACCAGCTAAGATATGAGGCAGTTGGAGATAACGTCACATACGTTGTTAACCGTAACATCAATTTCACAGACAAATGTGTTGGAACGTGTGGATTTTGTGCATTCAAGGATAAAAAGGGATACCTGCTCTCACCTGAACAGATCAGGGAAAAAATTGATGAAGCAGTTGCATCAGGTGCCACCGAGCTGTGCATCCAGGGAGGATTGATGGAGGATGTAAAACTCGACCTCTACCTGGATATCCTCAGGGCAGTAAAAGAAGACCACAACCACATTCATACTCACTGTTTCTCACCAATGGAAGTTTACCATGCTGCCACATCAAGTGGACTTACCATTGACGAAACTCTTACTGAACTTAAGAAGAACGGATTGAACACCATGCCCGGGACCGCTGCAGAGATACTGGCAGACCGGGTACGTGAGATCATCTGCCCGAGAAAGATCACAAGACAGCAGTGGATAGACATAGTAACAGCCGCACACCAGGCAGGGATCCGTACAACTGCCACCATGATGTACGGACATGTGGAAACGTGGGAAGAACGGATTGATCATATACTCACCATCCGCGATATCCAGAAAAACACCGGTGGTTTCACAGAATTCGTGCCACTTCCATTCATGCCTTACAATAACCGTATCGGGGAAGAGATACTTAAAAACGGCCAGTTCATGACAACAGGAGTTGAAGACCTGAAAGTCTACTCCCTGGCACGTATTTTACTCAACACTCACATCGAGAATATTCAGGTAAGCTGGGTAAAACTTGGAAAGAAGCTTGCACAGGTTGCCCTGCTATGCGGTGGCAATGATCTTGGAGGCACACTAATGGAAGAAAGTATCTCAAGATCAGCAGGAGCATCTAATGGGGAGGTCATTACTGTGGAAGAGCTCGAATGGCTCATCAGGGCTGCAGAAAGGACACCTGTCCAGAGAGACACACTTTACAGGAGCATATTATAATGACCATTCCCGAAGAGATTATTGAACGGGCATACGAAGGAACCGCAACAAAAGAAGATGCACTTGCACTTCTGAATGTCAATCCCTTCGAGCTTTACGCATTCGCAGATGACCTGCGCAAAGAGGCAGTTGGCGATACAGTGACCTATGTAACCAACCGGAACATCTACATCACCAATATGTGCAAAGGAAACTGCGGATTCTGTGCTTTCCGGGAAGGAGACGGATACATACTTACCATTGAAGAGATACTCGAGCAGGTCGGTCAGGCAGAAAAGGCCGGTGCTGTTGAGATCTGCATCCAGGGAGGCTACCTTCCACAGCTTGATCTTGAATTTTACAATGAGATCGTAAAGAGCATACACACCACCTATCCAAATATGACCATACATGGATTTTCACCCATGGAGATCCACTATGCATCATCCCTTTCAAAAACACCCCTGGAAGATGCTTTTGCCGAACTCAAGAAGAACGGACTGGGCACGCTTACAGGAACATCTGCAGAGATACTTTCGGACCGTGTACGAAAGATCATCTGCGAGGATAAGATAACAACAGACCAGTGGATAGAGACCATCAAAGCTTCCCACAGGGTCGGCCTGCGTACCAATGCCACCATAATGTACGGGCATGTGGAGACATGGGAAGAACGTTTCGACCACATACTTACAGTGCGAAATATCCAGCAAGAGACGGGAGCGTTCACCGAACTGATAACAATGCCTTTCATGCCTTACAACAACCGTGTTGGCGAAGAAATGCTGAGTTCAGGAAAGTTCATGACCACCGGCATGGATGACCTCAAACTAATAGCAATTGCAAGAATACTGCTAAACAAGCATGTCGATAACCTTCAGGCATGCTGGGTCAAGCTCGGCAAGAAGCTTGCACAGGTAGCTTTATCCTGCGGGGCAAATGACATGGGAGGCACTCTTATGGAAGATCAGATCACCCTGGCATCCGGAGGAGCGAACGGGGAATACCTATCACCGGAAGAACTTGAATGGATCATCACAAGTGAAGGCCGCAAACCAATGAGAAGGAATGCATTATACGAGGAAATATAATATGCGGGCAGTGATCCCATATAAGAAAGAGAATGCCAAATCAAGGCTATCTCCGGTACTTTCACAGAACGAACGCGAGGAGTTCGTGGAGCTCATGTTAAGGGATGTAGTCAGCTCATTGAACTCTGCGGGGATCACAGAAATAGATATACTGACCACATCCAGCGAAGGAGTGCCCGAGGATCTGGATGTGAACCTTATCGTAGCCGATCCCGGACTTAATACATCCATAAACTCATACCTACAAAATGTTGATGAACCAACCATGATCATCATGGCAGATCTGCCCCTTGTGAGAAGCAGTCACATCAAAAAGATAGTATCGTATCCAGAAGATATTGTCATCGTTCCCGGAAAAGGCGGCGGTACGAATATATTGTTCATACGGCAACCAAAAGATTTTACTGTTAAATATCATGGATGCAGCTTTATAAGCCATTATGAGATCACAGAAGACCTTGGGAAGAGCAGAAGGGTCTTTGACTCATTCCTTGCAAGTATCGATATCGATGAACCTCATGATATTGTAGAGTTACTCCTATACGGAAATGGCCTTTCAAAAGAATATGCTGAAAAAAGGTTTTGTGCCGAGACCGGGAAAGGGCGCGTGAAGATATCACCCCTTTCAAAGCTGTCCGGTTTCATCTGAGATCCACTGGAGATACTTATTTTCACCAGTGATCCCCCATGAGATTATACATGGGAGATCATAGCTGTGAAGCGATACAATGGTTTCTTTTAGTTCATCGAACATTTCAGAGGTCGTTTTCAATATAACTACAACCTCATTGTCCTCCACCATTTCACCATTCCACCTATAAATGGAATTTATAGGATGGATATTTGCACAGGCAGCAAGCCTCCTTGACACAAGCTCTTTTCCAAGCATGCGCGCTTCTTCCATAC includes the following:
- a CDS encoding phytoene desaturase family protein; translated protein: MKVIVIGAGLGGLLSAAKLSGAGYEVEVFERLPMTGGRFTNIDIKGYQLTTGALHMLPHGPTGPLAQLLEEVGADVTIKRDEGKAFMRIFEDIDNNIYEDLPFGKFGKVFSIWNRIKLAYFMMNTRRNPPRDCSFAEWLSKHLDEPLAHQMADSFCGWALSLKAADVPVEEAFEIFENLYRHGGPGVPIGGCKAVTDALADVVRNNGGTIHTDKEVSEIIIEDGKASGVIIDGLKYPADLVLSNIGHHYTNDLCKDVQSDEEYKKYQNKIKIVKPSAGVKICLAANEPLIGHGGVLFTPSARRVNGINEVTNIDPNLAPQGKHLVMAHQTTQWDRIPYLEDEIDLGIKDLEEIFAGKDYEVLLTQSYYNGWPVNRSSSGSDIGNTTPIEGLYVVGDGAKGKGGIEVEGVALGVKNTMNLILGN
- the cofG gene encoding 7,8-didemethyl-8-hydroxy-5-deazariboflavin synthase subunit CofG, with protein sequence MPEFVTFSRNVFIPVTNICRNRCGYCTFRRDPEHPEARLMSVEEIIPILKNGKEAGCTEALFVFGEYAEEVPEYRKELEKMGYSSTIEYVTKLCELAIEIGILPHTNAGILDRHELEMLKPLNVSMGLMLETTAELKAHSESPGKAPSKRIEMIRTAGELQIPFTTGILVGIGESIEDRKHSLETIAAIHEEFGHIQEVIIQNFMPKPDTPMADQIPPTKEEMIQTVSLARELLPEDVSVQVAPNLIEPHILIQNGATDLGGISPTTIDWINPEAEWPSVVDLQKMTGKIPLKERLPIYPHHIKKGWYSSNLSDLIQTLTDKNGFKRKQ
- the cofH gene encoding 5-amino-6-(D-ribitylamino)uracil--L-tyrosine 4-hydroxyphenyl transferase CofH, which codes for MTIPEEIIERAYEGTATKEDALALLNVNPFELYAFADDLRKEAVGDTVTYVTNRNIYITNMCKGNCGFCAFREGDGYILTIEEILEQVGQAEKAGAVEICIQGGYLPQLDLEFYNEIVKSIHTTYPNMTIHGFSPMEIHYASSLSKTPLEDAFAELKKNGLGTLTGTSAEILSDRVRKIICEDKITTDQWIETIKASHRVGLRTNATIMYGHVETWEERFDHILTVRNIQQETGAFTELITMPFMPYNNRVGEEMLSSGKFMTTGMDDLKLIAIARILLNKHVDNLQACWVKLGKKLAQVALSCGANDMGGTLMEDQITLASGGANGEYLSPEELEWIITSEGRKPMRRNALYEEI
- the cofC gene encoding 2-phospho-L-lactate guanylyltransferase yields the protein MRAVIPYKKENAKSRLSPVLSQNEREEFVELMLRDVVSSLNSAGITEIDILTTSSEGVPEDLDVNLIVADPGLNTSINSYLQNVDEPTMIIMADLPLVRSSHIKKIVSYPEDIVIVPGKGGGTNILFIRQPKDFTVKYHGCSFISHYEITEDLGKSRRVFDSFLASIDIDEPHDIVELLLYGNGLSKEYAEKRFCAETGKGRVKISPLSKLSGFI
- the cutA gene encoding divalent-cation tolerance protein CutA, whose product is MQHIIVYITTGSMEEARMLGKELVSRRLAACANIHPINSIYRWNGEMVEDNEVVVILKTTSEMFDELKETIVSLHSYDLPCIISWGITGENKYLQWISDETGQL
- the cofH gene encoding 5-amino-6-(D-ribitylamino)uracil--L-tyrosine 4-hydroxyphenyl transferase CofH, with product MIPEDIIERAYMGTTTKEDALKLLEVRPFELYALADQLRYEAVGDNVTYVVNRNINFTDKCVGTCGFCAFKDKKGYLLSPEQIREKIDEAVASGATELCIQGGLMEDVKLDLYLDILRAVKEDHNHIHTHCFSPMEVYHAATSSGLTIDETLTELKKNGLNTMPGTAAEILADRVREIICPRKITRQQWIDIVTAAHQAGIRTTATMMYGHVETWEERIDHILTIRDIQKNTGGFTEFVPLPFMPYNNRIGEEILKNGQFMTTGVEDLKVYSLARILLNTHIENIQVSWVKLGKKLAQVALLCGGNDLGGTLMEESISRSAGASNGEVITVEELEWLIRAAERTPVQRDTLYRSIL
- a CDS encoding 4Fe-4S binding protein, translating into MKVNENCVGCGQCTAFCKKDAIIVKSKAYITDKCVECGICAAYCPMKAIEVAE